The genomic interval GGCTTGGCTTCGGCTGGCGTGCACTCCAACGGTTTTTCGTTGGTGCGCAAGGTGATTGACCGTGCAGGTGCAAACGCACCCGCCACCTTGGACGGCAAGCCGTTCAAAGAAGCGATCATGGCCCCTACCCGCTTGTATGTGAAGAGCGTGCTGGCCGCTTTGGCCGAAACACCGATCAAGGCGCTGGCCCACATCACCGGTGGCGGCTTGCTGGAAAACATCCCACGCGTGTTGCCCGAAGGCACGGCCGCTCATCTGACCAAAGGCAGCTGGCCGCAAACCGAGCTGTTTGCTTGGTTGCAAAGCACAGCGGGCATCGACGACATCGAGATGAACCGCACCTTCAACAACGGCATTGGCATGGTGGTGGTGATTGACGCTGCCCACGCCTCTGCTTGTGCGGATGTGTTGCGCGCTCACGGCGAGCAAGTTCACACGATTGGCGTGATTGCTGAGCGTGGCGACGGCGCTGCGGTGGTGGTGGCTTAAACCGCCTTGCCCCAATAAAAAAAGCACCTTCGGGTGCTTTTTTTATTCTTCTTCGTCATGCACTTGCGGCAACAACACCATCAGCCGCTGCCGCACCAACAACAACCGTTCTGGGTCTTGGTGCGAGGTGTACACCTCCTCCAAATTGCGCAACATGCGCGCCACGATTTCGCGCGGCGTGGCGGCGCGTAAATAGTGCTTAAGCAACTCGTCCGACACATGGCCATCGCGCAACAAGCCCGACTCAGCATGCAGTGGCACCAAGCGCTCTGACAGCTCTTCTTTGCTGAGCGACTCACCCGTGAACGGGTCAATCACCACCTGCCCTTCGTTGGGGAAAGGCAAACGCACTTTCACCAAAAAATGCCCCGGGAAGCCCACGCCTTGCGCACGCAACCCAATGCTTTGCGCCAGCTCTAACCACAACACCGCCAAGCTGATGGGAATGCCACGGCGTGTGCGCAACATGACATGCAAGTAGCTGTTGTCGGGGTCGTAATAGTTGTTGAGGTTGCCGCTAAAGCCGAGCTCGTCAAAGAAGAACTTGTTGAGCAAGCGCAGCTTTTGTAAAGCCCCTGCATCAGCAGGCAAGCGTTGTTTGAGACGACTGCTGAGCTGGTCCACCAGGTCCAGCACCTCTTGAATGTCTAGCTCTGGGTATTCGTCTTGGGCCAAGCTGGTGGCGGCTTCGAGCAAGGGGAACTGTTCGTCGCTTTGCACCAACGAGGCAAAGTATTCCAAGGCGGTGGGTACTTCGAGTTTGAAATCCATGGCTCAGTCCCCTTCTTTGTTTTGGCTTATCGACGCAACAACGCACGCAACTTCAAGCCAGTGATGGTGAGTGTGGCGAAGTAAAGCAGCGCACTCACAGCCAGCACACCCGTCATCAAGCCCACGCGCAGCAGCGGCGTGGCGTGCAAGGCGGTCCAATCCCAATATTGTGCCGACCAGCACAGCCAAGCGCCCAGAACCGCACACGCCACCAACACTTGCAACACAAAGCGCGTCCAGCCTGCGCTCATCACATACGTTCCATTTTTTCGCAAACCCCACAGCAGCCAAGCTGCGTTGACCAACGCGCCCAAGCCGATGGACAAGGCCAAACCCGCATGCGCCAAAAAGGGCACCAACGCCACGTTGAACAACTGGGTAATCACCAGCACTGCCACCGCAATACGCACCGGCGTGCGAATGTCTTGGCTGGCGTAGAAACCAGGGGCCAACACTTTGACGGCCACCAAACCCAACAAGCCCACGCCATAGCCCATCAGCGCCAGCGTGGTTTGCTGCACATCGTGCGCGCTAAAAGCACCGTAGTTGTAGAGCACGGCCACCAAGGCTTTAGAAAACACCAACAAGGCCAAGGCACACGGCAACGCCAAGACCACCACCAAACGCAGGCCCCAATCAAGCATGTCTGAATATTTGGCCGTGTCGTTGGCCGCTTTGGCCGCCGAGAGCTGGGGCATCAGCACCACGCCCAAAGCCACGCCCAACAAGGCGGTAGGAAACTCCATCAAGCGGTCGGCGTAGCTCAGCCAGCTCACGCTGCCCGGGGCCAACTGCGAGGCAATTTGTGTGTTGATGAGTAAGGAAATCTGCGCCACGCTCACGCCCAGCAAAGCGGGGGCCATGAGCTGCAAGATGCGCTTGGGGCCTTCGGCGCCCCAAGCTTCGCGCACGGCACGCCAGCTCAGGCCTACGCGGGGCAACATGCCCAAACGGCGCAACGCCAACAACTGCACACTGAGCTGGGCCACGCCGCCCAGCATCACACCCACAGCCAAGGCATAAATCGGGGGCACACCTAAAGTGCCAAACCACGGACCACCCCACCAAGCCGCAGCGATCATGGCCACGTTCAACAGCACGGGCGTGGCCGCAGGCACGGCAAAACGCTTCCACGTGTTGAGCACCCCAGCGGCCAAGGCCACCAGCGACATGAAGGCGATGTACGGGAACATAAAGCGCGTCATCACCACTGCCACCTCAAAACCCTCGGGCGACTGCTTCAAACCACTGGCCATGGCCCACACCAACAACGGCGCGCCAGCTACGCCCAGCACACTGGTTAAGAGCAAAGCCCAAATCAGCAGCGTGGCCACTTGATTCACCAGCACATGCGTCGCTTCGTCGCCGTGCTGCTGGCGACTGGCGGCCAGCACCGGCACAAAAGCTTGGCTGAACGCGCCTTCGGCAAACAGGCGGCGGAATAAATTGGGGATGCGAAACGCCACATTGAAGGCGTCGGTCAGGGCGCTGGCCCCGAAAGTCGAGGCAATCAGCAGTTCGCGCATCAGGCCTGTGATGCGGGAAACCAGGGTCAAGCCCGAGACGATGGAGGCAGATTTGAACAGTGACACGCTTTGGAGTGTAGCGAGGCCTTGGCTGGCCTTTCGGGCGGGCTTCGGCCCCAGTTTTGGGATTTGCTACAATCGTCGGCTTTGCTGACATCATCCTCAGACACGTAAGGAAATTATCATGGCTTCAGCCAAACCCAAGAAAAAGAACCCACGCCTGGCATCAGGCCGTAAACGCGTCCGTCAGGACATCAAAATCAACGCTGCCAACACCTCGTTGCGCTCGAAGTACCGCACTGCGGTGAAGAACGTCGAGAAAGCTGTCATCGCTGGCGACAAAACCAAAGCTACCGAACTGTTTGCCAAGATGCAAGCCGTTGTGGACACGATTGCTGACAAAGGCATCTTCCACAAAAACAAAGCAGCTCGCGATAAGAGCCGCTTGTCAACCAAGGTGAAAGCCTTGGCACTCGCCGCCTAATTTATTAGGCAACCAGCCCGGGCTGAACGTTCAGCCCGCCGTTTGTAACGGGTGCGCTGTCAGCAAAGAAAAAGCAAAAACCCGCTCTTGAGCGGGTTTTTTGTTGTTAAGCAGCAGGTGGGTGCTCAGGTAACAAGCAGGCTTCCACGACTTGCAAGTTGTTGTCCTTGGCGAAGTTCATCACGAAGTTCCAGGCCATGGGCTCTTCGTCGCGCAAATCGGTGTGAACAATGACGCATTTGTTGCCGTCCAGCGTGTTGGGTACACACCAAGGGGAATAGCTCAAATGGCTGCCGGGGGTGGCGCCACCCGGACGGAACTGGCTCATCACGCCCGCCAAACGTTCGGCCCAGTCGCTGGGGCGGAACGTGCGTCCTTCTTGGGTCAAACCCAGAATAAAAACTTCTTTGGCGGAGTGTGAAACCATCGGGTAGAGGCTGAAAACGGTGACGTGGCGAAGGGGGATCTCCCTCAGTCGCTCGGGTGACTGGTATTCTATCTTATATAAGACTTGTGGCATTTTCGTGAACATCAAGCTGCAACTGATTTGTCACATCACTGCCTCTAAAATCTCATGTCAACGGCTCAACCTTCGTTGAGTCGTTTTTATTTTTGGAGTTGACATGACCACGCCCGCAGCATCCCCCCATTGCATGAACACCTACGGCCGTTTGCCCGTGGCTTTGACGCATGGCCGAGGTTTGCGCGTGTGGGACACCAACGGCAAGGCCTACCTTGACGCCTTGGCTGGCATCGCCGTCAACACCTTGGGCCACGCCCACCCCCAGCTCACCCCTGCCTTGCAAGACCAGGTGGGCAAGATGATCCACAGCTGCAACTACTACCACATCCCCCTGCAAGAAGCACTGGCAGCCAAGTTGGTCGAGCTGTCAGGCATGACCAACGCGTTCTTCTGCAACAGCGGTTTGGAAGCCAACGAAGCCGCCATCAAATTGGCACGCAAGTTTGGCCACATGAAGGGCATTGAGAAGCCTGAAATCGTGGTTTACGAAAAAGCCTTTCATGGCCGCTCATTGGCGACCCTCGCGGCCACCGGCAACGAAAAAATCAAAGAAGGCTTTGGCCCCATGATGGAGGGCTACATCCGCGTGCCCGTCAACAACATCGAGGCCTTGAAAAAAGCCACCGAAGGCAACCCCAATGTGGCGGCCGTGTTCTTTGAAACCATTCAAGGTGAAGGTGGCGTCAAGCCGATGAATACGGACTACCTCCAACAAGTCCGCCAACTCTGCGACAAACGCGATTGGCTTTTGATGATTGACGAAGTGCAATGCGGCATGGGCCGTACCGGCAAATGGTTTGCACACCAATGGTCAGGCATCGTGCCTGACGTGATGCCCTTAGCCAAAGGTTTGGGCTCTGGCGTGCCGGTTGGCGCAGTGGTAGCAGGCCCCAAAGCAGCTCACATTTTTCAACCCGGCAACCACGGCACCACCTTTGGCGGCAACCCCTTGGCCATGCGCGCCGGGGTAGAAACCATTCGCATCATGGAAGAAGACAAGCTGCTCGAC from Limnohabitans curvus carries:
- the murJ gene encoding murein biosynthesis integral membrane protein MurJ; its protein translation is MSLFKSASIVSGLTLVSRITGLMRELLIASTFGASALTDAFNVAFRIPNLFRRLFAEGAFSQAFVPVLAASRQQHGDEATHVLVNQVATLLIWALLLTSVLGVAGAPLLVWAMASGLKQSPEGFEVAVVMTRFMFPYIAFMSLVALAAGVLNTWKRFAVPAATPVLLNVAMIAAAWWGGPWFGTLGVPPIYALAVGVMLGGVAQLSVQLLALRRLGMLPRVGLSWRAVREAWGAEGPKRILQLMAPALLGVSVAQISLLINTQIASQLAPGSVSWLSYADRLMEFPTALLGVALGVVLMPQLSAAKAANDTAKYSDMLDWGLRLVVVLALPCALALLVFSKALVAVLYNYGAFSAHDVQQTTLALMGYGVGLLGLVAVKVLAPGFYASQDIRTPVRIAVAVLVITQLFNVALVPFLAHAGLALSIGLGALVNAAWLLWGLRKNGTYVMSAGWTRFVLQVLVACAVLGAWLCWSAQYWDWTALHATPLLRVGLMTGVLAVSALLYFATLTITGLKLRALLRR
- the rpsT gene encoding 30S ribosomal protein S20 is translated as MASAKPKKKNPRLASGRKRVRQDIKINAANTSLRSKYRTAVKNVEKAVIAGDKTKATELFAKMQAVVDTIADKGIFHKNKAARDKSRLSTKVKALALAA
- a CDS encoding DUF3579 domain-containing protein, with product MVSHSAKEVFILGLTQEGRTFRPSDWAERLAGVMSQFRPGGATPGSHLSYSPWCVPNTLDGNKCVIVHTDLRDEEPMAWNFVMNFAKDNNLQVVEACLLPEHPPAA
- a CDS encoding aspartate aminotransferase family protein — translated: MTTPAASPHCMNTYGRLPVALTHGRGLRVWDTNGKAYLDALAGIAVNTLGHAHPQLTPALQDQVGKMIHSCNYYHIPLQEALAAKLVELSGMTNAFFCNSGLEANEAAIKLARKFGHMKGIEKPEIVVYEKAFHGRSLATLAATGNEKIKEGFGPMMEGYIRVPVNNIEALKKATEGNPNVAAVFFETIQGEGGVKPMNTDYLQQVRQLCDKRDWLLMIDEVQCGMGRTGKWFAHQWSGIVPDVMPLAKGLGSGVPVGAVVAGPKAAHIFQPGNHGTTFGGNPLAMRAGVETIRIMEEDKLLDNVLKVGAHLHAALHRELDGVKGVKEIRGQGLMIGIDLDRPCGVLMQRALDAGLLLSVTADSVVRLVPPLIITEAEADEVVAILVPLIQTFLAEAP